In a single window of the Ignatzschineria indica genome:
- the rlmD gene encoding 23S rRNA (uracil(1939)-C(5))-methyltransferase RlmD yields the protein MSRGHRRGRGRRNRVPVEPITVDIHDLAHDGRGVAKVEEKVVFVDGALPGEKVVAQYTKVKKEYDEAQATEVLVSSPDRVEPFCDAYGVCGGCRLQHLDAERQIDFKAEQLRSNLARQAGLTDYEHLPNLRGSSRNYRYKARLGVKNVPAKERVLVGFRERLTPFIVDMHRCPILEEKIDQLITPLSEMIGKLSIAAKLPQIEVAVGDDTHALSFRVLEAPTEEDLEILKAFEAEHDLIIYLQPGNESTTTALTEKGASDQALYYRLLDQLTLYFKPYHFTQVNPAMNNKMVKQALSLLDLKGDEKVLDLFCGLGNFTLALATAAGSVIGVEGDKSLTDWAGRNAQYNSIENVEFHCADLTQDQHDAPWMNEKYDAILIDPPRSGALEMMPYLGKLAPQKILYVSCHPATLARDLALLTKEYPYELVSAGVMDMFPHTAHVESMALLVRKDEEVAQ from the coding sequence GTGAGTAGAGGACATAGACGAGGAAGAGGTCGACGTAATAGAGTTCCTGTTGAGCCTATTACAGTAGATATTCATGATTTAGCACATGATGGTCGTGGTGTTGCCAAGGTTGAGGAGAAAGTTGTCTTTGTAGATGGCGCGCTACCTGGAGAAAAGGTTGTAGCACAATATACAAAGGTGAAGAAGGAGTATGATGAAGCCCAAGCAACAGAGGTTTTAGTGAGTTCTCCTGATCGTGTAGAGCCTTTTTGTGATGCCTATGGTGTTTGCGGTGGTTGCCGTCTACAGCATCTTGATGCAGAGCGTCAGATTGACTTTAAAGCAGAGCAGTTACGATCAAATCTAGCAAGACAAGCGGGTTTGACCGATTATGAGCATCTTCCAAATCTTCGAGGTTCATCTCGTAATTATCGTTATAAAGCGCGGTTAGGAGTGAAGAATGTTCCGGCAAAAGAGCGAGTTCTTGTAGGATTTCGTGAGCGCTTAACTCCATTTATTGTCGATATGCATCGCTGCCCCATTTTGGAAGAGAAGATCGACCAATTGATTACGCCGCTATCAGAGATGATAGGGAAGCTCTCTATTGCCGCAAAGCTACCACAAATTGAAGTAGCTGTTGGGGATGATACCCATGCGTTAAGTTTTCGGGTGCTTGAAGCGCCAACGGAAGAGGATTTAGAGATTTTAAAAGCCTTTGAAGCGGAGCATGATCTTATTATCTATCTGCAACCCGGGAATGAGTCGACAACGACAGCATTAACGGAGAAAGGAGCTTCAGATCAAGCGCTCTATTATCGACTTCTGGATCAATTGACACTCTACTTTAAGCCTTACCATTTTACGCAGGTCAATCCGGCGATGAATAATAAGATGGTTAAACAGGCATTATCACTGCTCGATCTTAAAGGGGATGAGAAGGTTCTCGACCTCTTCTGTGGTTTAGGCAATTTTACATTAGCCTTAGCAACCGCGGCAGGATCTGTCATTGGTGTTGAAGGAGATAAGAGCTTAACAGATTGGGCAGGACGGAATGCGCAATATAATAGTATTGAGAATGTAGAGTTCCATTGTGCTGATTTAACGCAAGATCAACATGATGCGCCTTGGATGAATGAAAAGTATGATGCTATCTTGATTGATCCACCACGATCAGGTGCATTAGAGATGATGCCATATCTTGGAAAATTAGCACCCCAAAAAATTCTCTATGTCTCCTGTCATCCGGCAACATTAGCGCGTGATCTAGCGCTTCTAACAAAAGAATACCCTTATGAACTTGTCTCAGCGGGTGTGATGGATATGTTCCCGCATACTGCTCACGTTGAATCGATGGCACTGCTTGTTAGAAAGGATGAGGAAGTCGCTCAGTAG
- a CDS encoding YkgJ family cysteine cluster protein, translated as MNKEHYFPCTSCGACCRYLHLATELQHLDRGDGVCKHLTKENRCEIYETRPEICNIEYQYHKNYSHIPWDAFVAENLQICELLQLDQKTKASEKADRE; from the coding sequence ATGAATAAAGAACATTATTTTCCCTGTACAAGTTGTGGCGCCTGTTGCCGCTATCTCCATTTGGCGACTGAATTGCAACATTTAGATCGCGGAGATGGTGTTTGCAAACATTTAACGAAAGAGAATCGCTGCGAAATCTACGAGACACGTCCTGAAATCTGTAATATTGAATATCAATACCATAAAAACTATAGTCATATCCCCTGGGATGCATTTGTTGCAGAAAATCTCCAAATCTGCGAATTATTACAGCTCGATCAAAAAACGAAAGCTAGCGAAAAAGCGGACAGAGAGTGA